The genomic window TTTTTGCAAGACTGAGCCAAATTTCAGTAAAATcgaaataaaaaagtaaaaaaaatgtgaatcacTCAAGCCAATGAACTGCTCTAATTACGATGTGGTATATGAATAACTCCAATTAATTCATTCCAATCACAGATTAATATAATTCGTTACTTAGCAAACAGTATGACTTGATGTATTCACAGAGTAAGTAATTAATACTCCCAAAACATATAATTTGGTGAAAGCCTTAATGATACTTGGCTCCGGGCAACATTAATACGATTTGAAAGGAAACAGAGAATGAAATAAATCTGGGTAAAATActtgacacacacaaataatacTGTAAGATAGATGTGTTAGTTATGCAGgataaaaaatacatatgttAGACATCATAATTGCAGCTCACATTTCTGTATATCCACTTTTTCCGGTTTGGATTATCCGATCTTGAAAGTATAACTACACATATtagttgttttcttttaactactCCTGAATAAATATTGCACAAAGAATTAGTAAACACAACCTCCGCTCAACCCAGACCACCTCACACTAAGTTTATTTCCAGAACTGCATCATGTTTTAAAGTGCCTGGAAAACTTTTATATTGTCTAGGAAAGATCTAAGGACGTACAACGCTTTTGGCTTGAGACTTtatcaataataaaaaagaaagcatTACTGTGAACTGGTCAACCCTGATAATCCTTGGGGAGAACTGTCAACCATTGACCAAATGTTTTGCCTTTCCAtttgttggcttttttttttcaggactgGGACAACCTTTGCACTGACTTTGAATGTAaccatttttcttttattctttGTTAGTTCTTCATAATAGGACACAGGGCAGACTACCTCTCTCCCGCCACATAACCCCAAAGACAACTCTTGGTAATTTCTTTTCCGAGTATGAACTCAGGAATTCTGTAATGGTCAGAAAAACATATTAACTTTGCCTTTCTATCAATTAAGGATTGATGCAACATTTAATCAACATTTTGTTCACATGCTCTAATGTGTACTATATTTGTCAGCTCCCACCACAACTACTAAACAGGAACCTCTGTCTACCACTGGATCCCCAGCACCTGTGACTACCAAACCGCCAATTGGTAAATAGAGATTCATGTTTGCTAAGAACTTTAAAAAGTGGACCTATTCTAATTGAGAGGAAGACCATGAATTGTTCGTTGCATACTTGGCCCACACTAAATGTGTGATGTCAGATTTTCAACAGGGTTAAAGAAGGTAGGATTTGCACCACGTAGCTCGTGCAGCTATTTTTAATTAATAGTTTTTAGGGCCTTGCTTTGTTCCGAATATATTTTTTCTCAGTTACCGGTTTGTTTGGCTGACGCGATTGAAATCAGACTTTTGACGAGCAAATTAATTTGGtgcttgatttaagcaatagtgtCTTTTTATTATTCTAGTCTTGGAATTCATTGTATCGGCTTTGCCTGTGTTGTTTTTGGAGTTCCTCTGATTCCCTTTCACTAGCAGTTGAATCATTCTCATTGCTTATAACGCAAGCAATCAATCAATACCTAATAAAACCTTCCATGCTAGTGTCTTAGTGAGACAGCAGTTGAATTCATACCATACAAATCCTGGCTAACTGGGTATTTCTTAAGTTGAATGAGTCACTGAAACTTGAGCCAGGTAAAAGATAATGTGTAATGTAAAACTAAGCCAAGCATcacaatctaagttcccaagTCTTTGCCTGCACTTCTGCTGTTTTCCTGCGGCCAGTCAGTCATGActtttgtttgtggtttttaTCAGACAGTATCTTACAGGTAATATTTTCTCTTTCTTACACGCCACCCAGGAGGAGGCCTACCGCAATCTGTCATTCCTCTTTTCCACGAGGTCCCCTCAGTTCCTAATTTCTCACTTCCACTTCAGATTTCACCTCCAGCAGTTTCTGCACCAGTCCCTAAGCAAAATAGCGGACAATCCCCAAATCATGACCCACATCTATTAAATCTTCATCAACTGCCAACACAATCCAAGCCCAGACCCCAACAACCCCAAACTGGTTCTCAACCAAAACCCCAGTCTGATCAGTTAAGATTCAAGCCCGtagttcaacacgagccatatcCAGATCTTGAGCTGCATGCTACAACACATAACCCAAGTCCAACACATTATCAAACATCACAACCCACACCCCAAGTAAAACCTCAGCCAGAAACCAGATCAACACCCAAGATGCAGACAAAATTGAAAACCCAGACAGATCCACAACCCCTGTCACAGCCTCAAACACATGACCAAACATCAAAACCTATACCCCAAGTAAAACCTCAGTCAGAAAACAAATCAACACCCAAGATGCAGACAAAATTGAAAACCCAGACAGATCCACAACCCCTGTCACAGCCTCAAACACATGATCAAACATCAAAACCTATACCCCAAGTAAAGCCTCAGTCAGAAACCAGATCAACACCCAAGATGCAGACAAAATTGAAAACTCAGACAGATACACAACCCCAATCACAGCCTCAAAGACATGATCAAACATCACAACCTATACCCAAAGTAAAACCTCAGTCAGAAACTAGATCAACACCCAAGATGCAGACAAAATTGAAAACCCAGACAGATCCACAACCCCAATCACAGCCTCAAAGACATGATCAAACATCACAACCTATACCCCAAGCAAAACCTCAGTCAGAAACCAGATCAACACCCAAGATGCAGACAAAATTGAAAACCCAGACAGATCCACAACCCCAATCACAGCCTCAAAGACATGCTCAAACATCAGAACCTATACCCCAAGCAAAACCTCAGTCAGAAACCAGATCAAGACCCAAGATGCAGACAAAATTGAAAACCCAGACAGATCCACTACCCCAATCACAGCCTCAAAGACATGATCAAACATCACAACTTATACCCCAAGCAAAACCTCAGTCAGAAAACAGATCAACACCCAAGATGCAGACAAAATTGAAAACCCAGACAGATCCACAACCCCAATCACAGCCTCAAACACATGATCAAACATCACAACCTATACCCGAAGTAAAACCTCAGTCAGAAAGCAGATCAACACCCAAGATGCAGACAAAATTGAAAACTCAGAGAGATCCACAACCCCTATCACCGCGTCAAACCACAAGTCAGCCTAAACCACCAAATCATCCAGTCACACAGCTCATACAACCAACACAGTTAATAAGCAGGCCTGGATTTGAGGCACATCCAAAACTGCCTCAACCAACAACGCAACATCAACCTCAAAGACAACAAGTTCAAACAATTCCTTACATCCTGCCTAAACAACCAGCTCAATCTTCAACTGAGCCACAAATCAAAACAATTAAAACACAATCTGAATCAGAAGTCCATTTTCAGACAACATCCCAACCTCTACAGAAAACCCCTCGAGCGCCTTGGCCAAGCACTAAGGAACAGTTTAAAGTGCCTAAACAACCAGCCCAATCTGCAACTGAGCCACAAATCAAAACGATTCAAACACAATCTGAATCAGAGACAACATTCCGACCCTTCATTCTACATAAAACCTCTCGAGAGCCTTGGTCAACCACTAAGAAACAGTTCAAAGTTCAATCAACATCAGAACCAAGGACTAGTTCTTCAACCTCCACAACGCACCCTCTACTGAAGAGAACATCCCAGCCAGAAGcacactcacaaacacaacCAAGTCAGCCAGCCAAGTCTCAAAAACAACCAACCAAACACAGTGACCAACCACAACCTTTAGATAGAACCCAGTCACAGCCTCAGTCTCCTCTTTGGTCAGACCCTCTACCCCAAAGCAAACCTGCTTCCCAAGCCCCACCAACCACACACTATGAATCCCAAACCAAGGTAAATCCTGCACCAGTGTCCAAAGCAGAAGCACAGCCTGGAATTGAGATTCAGCCTCGAGTCACGGGTCACTCTGGCCCTATTGAGGTCCCACCCTTGCAGGCAGTTCCCACTGGTAAACACCTACTTTCCACACACATATGTTAAGATGTCAAAATTACAACAAATGCCCTTTAGAATATACTACATGAGTTTTTTCCCATGCAGCTCCTAGTCCACCGGAGAAGGGAAAGCCTCTGCCAATCCCAGCCCCGGCTGCAGAGAAGTCCGATAGTAACAATCTTGGTAAACACCACAACAAGTTGGTTGCATTACCATCACCGCTTTTCGTCCAAACTGTATGACACCCAGTTGCAACTCAAACCACTGGATGATATCACTGCTTCCCCATCTCCATTTCCATCCTCACACCCACGTCATTGTCCCTGTCACCATGTGTGCTGTCAATCGCGGCCCAGCAGACCCTCCTAACCGCCACCCACTCACAAACAACGCCGTGTGCCATTCATGTCTCTGTCATTTCATTCCTTGGTCTCTCGTCAACATTCCTTTCACCATTTGTTCCATTTAGCTTGGCGAGCTCGCAAGTGGACAATCACTAACCTCCCCAAATGCCTCTCTTCTTCTATCTAGGTACCATCATCCGGAAAGTCGAGGCCCCTCGCTCCCCTACTAGCTCCTCAGCTATTCCGTCTGGACGAAACACAACAATTTCACGCGTCCGGGTTCCTCCTCACTTCCCTCGCAATGGTGTCAGAACATTGTCCACCTCCTCccacagctccaggacctctggGGGTAATGGAGAACTTACTTCCTCTACTTCTAATCTTACTTTATGTTTACAGATGACAGCAGATGGCTCCTGGTTTAGCACAAAATGAAATGCATACATTGAAAAACTTCCGTCTTGCGCTCTTAGGGCTTCCTGGGCAATCCCGAAACTCTGCTCAACCACATGTGCGCTCTCATGTGGTGTACTTCACACCTCTGCTGCATTTGTGGCTTGAGCCTTGGTGTCGTTAATATGATTTACAGTCCCTCCATGCTGGGCTATGTGCGACGTCTGGCTAGAGCGCTGGCAAGAACACGCAACAATTAAAGCTAGCACGCCAAACTAAGCAGAGCGCAGGCGGTTTCGCCAGTCCCTTTTTCCTCTGTTTGTATCATCCTTTCCTAAACATACCCAGAGCCACCTCAAAAGACTTACAGAATGGAGAACGAGGAAGGCCAAATTCGAAGATTAATGTCAATAAAGTCACGCCAGCTCCAATTTTAAATACAGCTCATCTGTAAAAACTAGGTCAAAGAAACATCTTCAGCTTTGTTTTTCCCTGACTGGACACTGCCAAATCCAGTGACACCAAACATTTGATAACCGTCCTTCTTCTCCCTCCAACAGCGCATCATAGGACCAATGCTCTCCCTAAACCTGGAGCATGGCCCAAAGAGAAACCTGGTAAACATTGACAAGAAAAATCATCTTTCAGCGTTCCACGCGCACTAACCCATGAGGCATTGCTGCAGTGTGTCCCAATCTGTGCACATCATAATAatcaatcatcatcatgatcatCATCATCCGCTTTTTGTCACAGTCCACTAATGCTTCAACCTGCTTGTCAGAACTTCTGTGGCTATTTTATTTGGATAATATGTCTTGTCAGTTCTATCTGTTTCAGCTAAAGATGGGcttaaatcaaaaattaattgAAGATAAGTAACTTTTATCGATCATCTATTAAGTTCAAATCGGCAACACAGTGGAATTGTTCTCAGCGCATCCTTGAGAGCTCCTTGGTCCGAATCTCGGCTGTAAAGTCCGGTTCCCTCCAatttttcaaaaacatgcatgatttGCTTTATGGTTTGAATAGACTCAAAATTGTCCatcagtagatttttttttaacaaaatgacTTCAACCAGCCCAAGGTATAtcggctccagctcacctgcaACCCTAAtgagaagataaaaaaataatagtaaATGAAACCATTATCAGGACAGTTACGAGGTGCCTAAACAGGTTCTCGTAAAATTCGAAACTACAGGAACTTCACGTTTCTTTAATGTTCCTGATGATCGACAAAAGGCATTTCTTCAAATGCCCATTCTTAGTTGAGCATGCTCATCaaagatgagcacatttcagcaccTCGCCGCCAAACTTTTCTAAGGCTCATCACATTGTTTCACTTTTGCCAGCTCTGTCTCTGCTAATCAAAGTCAGTCAGTCGTAGGAGGAGAAAGCAAACCACGTCTGGACCGCACGTATTAACGCTGACGCTGTGCTCACTTCTCATTTCCTTCAGTCACAGCTGTCATGTGTTGTCTCGGTAAATGCGGATAATTTCAGATATCTTTGAAGGCATCCCAGGAAGGGTATTGGAACCATTACTTTGAATTAACCAGTGTAAAATACTGAACAACAAAACCTACTGTGAATCAATTATTTTAAGTGGAGTAGTTCCAGGATAATAATTGAACATTTTTTCCAACCATAACAAAGTCATAGAAatagaaaacggacttctaaaggaatgtaaacgaacatttggagcaatactacattgtcctaaaggttagacacatgtttcctcaatttagaagttttattttaaatgttttttttaatttgggaaaaaaaatcagcgatGTATACAGCAATGATGCAACACATGTTCGGTTAAAAACACATGCTATACATTTATCCTTCAACCACGTGAGCATGACATCATCTTTTTTGTGATAGGCCGCCTCACATAATCACAAAAATAGATTATCTTGAGTATTTCGCTTGATACATATCAGTGCATGTTTGCCATTAGATGTCTATCATATGGCGGTTCATCTTGAGGCTAATCATCAGTGGTTTGTTCTGCCGATTACTTCAGGGGGTTGAAACGGCTTAGGTCATCGATTGCAGGGAAGGAAACAATCccaaaaataaatgtcttgAAGCTGCTTTAGATCATTGCGTATTAAGTATTAAATAATCAATGACTTATCTTTGTGATAAGGGAATGAAAAATGACCAAAGGAGTGCaatgtgaaataaataaataaattgcaacTCCAGTTAAGGAAATGTGTCACAGGCTAGAGCTGGACACCCTCAGTGTTTCCTCAAATGATTTAGTGCCATGTGCTTTAATAAATCAGAAATATAAATCGGAAAAAAATGAGTCACTCATTAAAAACAAAGTAATActagactttgccttttctcggATCATTAAAATAATTTGCAGGGCTGATTGACGATTTTATTTGTTGTAGATGTGGCAGCATTTGTCAATCTGCCTGGCTTGTCATACATAAATCTGCTACGATCAGGGATGGGCATTTGATGACATAACATTCATATAATCGATTAATTGTTGTAAAATTCATGAACGTTAAATTCAGCCTCTAAATGTTCTGCTGTAACGAAATGATATATCCAAAATGATATATCTGACGTCATGTTTCAACAATATAGAGGCAATTAATTAACACTCAATTAATCGATTATGATGCCCAATCCCCAGCTTTTAATGTTGCTTTTGTGTCcgcatttatttttgttgacaGCTCTCGACCATCACTACCCTTCTATCCATAAATGTGATCTTATTAATCCACCACTATTTGATTTCCAGTTTTGACTCTCTGACTACTTCAATGCAGACCACCAGTCGCTCTATGCGAGTTTGTTATTGTAATTCTGTAATAATTTATAATGTTTCCCCATTAATCTTTGCAGTTCTGCGCCAAACCATTCCCGTTAACAAGAGACCCAACCTGGTGGGGATGCCTAATGACCATGGTGAGGGCAAAACCcccttcctcccccccccccccccttactagTTTTGAAAACATTCATCATTCCCCAAGGCACCATTTTGTTGTTTAAGTGAGACTCAGTGAaggtgtttttattattttactttaGAATTGTACGGTTTCAGGAGAAGAGTGACGTCAATGCGATTGTAAGAATAATTTCCTGTCGTTGACTCATCAAACTCACGTCGAGTCGTCAAATTTCACTCCACATTTCCTCTAAATGGTCCCACTGCAATATTTGAT from Syngnathus scovelli strain Florida chromosome 8, RoL_Ssco_1.2, whole genome shotgun sequence includes these protein-coding regions:
- the LOC125973266 gene encoding target of Nesh-SH3 isoform X2 produces the protein MTRVQQRSPGFLVLFLVVLIAGIVLSGPSTPRRSRVRRQNMKVRINATGDTIVMKFVRPNTDTKLEGYILGYGSSMFSKQFIQLPENGKPYETEFDAEPKYLIAVQPIPTNDVKKHCTGKVEMNKPLHLVIGSVTPTSVLLSWGTLLKTPYEGNIMNDCLEDGHYTVRYRERNRKWNYQTCPTSDTVIDKLKPNAVYEFGVQPSSKDRIGSWSKPVIHNISSGVVQEKVIRKIFKRPISPVKPLAQGPHFPFTPRHVLHNRTQGRLPLSRHITPKTTLAPTTTTKQEPLSTTGSPAPVTTKPPIGGGLPQSVIPLFHEVPSVPNFSLPLQISPPAVSAPVPKQNSGQSPNHDPHLLNLHQLPTQSKPRPQQPQTGSQPKPQSDQLRFKPVVQHEPYPDLELHATTHNPSPTHYQTSQPTPQVKPQPETRSTPKMQTKLKTQTDPQPLSQPQTHDQTSKPIPQVKPQSENKSTPKMQTKLKTQTDPQPLSQPQTHDQTSKPIPQVKPQSETRSTPKMQTKLKTQTDTQPQSQPQRHDQTSQPIPKVKPQSETRSTPKMQTKLKTQTDPQPQSQPQRHDQTSQPIPQAKPQSETRSTPKMQTKLKTQTDPQPQSQPQRHAQTSEPIPQAKPQSETRSRPKMQTKLKTQTDPLPQSQPQRHDQTSQLIPQAKPQSENRSTPKMQTKLKTQTDPQPQSQPQTHDQTSQPIPEVKPQSESRSTPKMQTKLKTQRDPQPLSPRQTTSQPKPPNHPVTQLIQPTQLISRPGFEAHPKLPQPTTQHQPQRQQVQTIPYILPKQPAQSSTEPQIKTIKTQSESEVHFQTTSQPLQKTPRAPWPSTKEQFKVPKQPAQSATEPQIKTIQTQSESETTFRPFILHKTSREPWSTTKKQFKVQSTSEPRTSSSTSTTHPLLKRTSQPEAHSQTQPSQPAKSQKQPTKHSDQPQPLDRTQSQPQSPLWSDPLPQSKPASQAPPTTHYESQTKVNPAPVSKAEAQPGIEIQPRVTGHSGPIEVPPLQAVPTAPSPPEKGKPLPIPAPAAEKSDSNNLGTIIRKVEAPRSPTSSSAIPSGRNTTISRVRVPPHFPRNGVRTLSTSSHSSRTSGVLRQTIPVNKRPNLVGMPNDHDKPMDLKQGDKESILKPFPLVTSKPKHERRQQTTTITPSLNNSRFDVNENSSIFRPLPASDVDIMGKKRYVAPHVVYKTDKKPDEPCSITSSLSYFPDEEDGSDQNVTAAPRIPPTNLTVVTVEGCPSFVILDWQKTDNETKEYEVVSTAKGPNGEEVSILTTTNQTHTAVENLKPESSYEFKVTPKNELGTGPSSEPVSFNTESADPRVSENVSGKDAIWTQFPFKTDGYSECNGKQYIKRTWYRKFVGIQLCNSLRYKIYLSDSLNGKFYNIGDQSGYGEDHCQFVDSFLDGRTGTQLFAHQLPSRPGYFRALRQEPVSFGEIGGKSHVTYVGWYECGTPIPGKW
- the LOC125973266 gene encoding target of Nesh-SH3 isoform X1 → MTRVQQRSPGFLVLFLVVLIAGIVLSGPSTPRRSRVRRQNMKVRINATGDTIVMKFVRPNTDTKLEGYILGYGSSMFSKQFIQLPENGKPYETEFDAEPKYLIAVQPIPTNDVKKHCTGKVEMNKPLHLVIGSVTPTSVLLSWGTLLKTPYEGNIMNDCLEDGHYTVRYRERNRKWNYQTCPTSDTVIDKLKPNAVYEFGVQPSSKDRIGSWSKPVIHNISSGVVQEKVIRKIFKRPISPVKPLAQGPHFPFTPRHVLHNRTQGRLPLSRHITPKTTLAPTTTTKQEPLSTTGSPAPVTTKPPIGGGLPQSVIPLFHEVPSVPNFSLPLQISPPAVSAPVPKQNSGQSPNHDPHLLNLHQLPTQSKPRPQQPQTGSQPKPQSDQLRFKPVVQHEPYPDLELHATTHNPSPTHYQTSQPTPQVKPQPETRSTPKMQTKLKTQTDPQPLSQPQTHDQTSKPIPQVKPQSENKSTPKMQTKLKTQTDPQPLSQPQTHDQTSKPIPQVKPQSETRSTPKMQTKLKTQTDTQPQSQPQRHDQTSQPIPKVKPQSETRSTPKMQTKLKTQTDPQPQSQPQRHDQTSQPIPQAKPQSETRSTPKMQTKLKTQTDPQPQSQPQRHAQTSEPIPQAKPQSETRSRPKMQTKLKTQTDPLPQSQPQRHDQTSQLIPQAKPQSENRSTPKMQTKLKTQTDPQPQSQPQTHDQTSQPIPEVKPQSESRSTPKMQTKLKTQRDPQPLSPRQTTSQPKPPNHPVTQLIQPTQLISRPGFEAHPKLPQPTTQHQPQRQQVQTIPYILPKQPAQSSTEPQIKTIKTQSESEVHFQTTSQPLQKTPRAPWPSTKEQFKVPKQPAQSATEPQIKTIQTQSESETTFRPFILHKTSREPWSTTKKQFKVQSTSEPRTSSSTSTTHPLLKRTSQPEAHSQTQPSQPAKSQKQPTKHSDQPQPLDRTQSQPQSPLWSDPLPQSKPASQAPPTTHYESQTKVNPAPVSKAEAQPGIEIQPRVTGHSGPIEVPPLQAVPTAPSPPEKGKPLPIPAPAAEKSDSNNLGTIIRKVEAPRSPTSSSAIPSGRNTTISRVRVPPHFPRNGVRTLSTSSHSSRTSGAHHRTNALPKPGAWPKEKPVLRQTIPVNKRPNLVGMPNDHDKPMDLKQGDKESILKPFPLVTSKPKHERRQQTTTITPSLNNSRFDVNENSSIFRPLPASDVDIMGKKRYVAPHVVYKTDKKPDEPCSITSSLSYFPDEEDGSDQNVTAAPRIPPTNLTVVTVEGCPSFVILDWQKTDNETKEYEVVSTAKGPNGEEVSILTTTNQTHTAVENLKPESSYEFKVTPKNELGTGPSSEPVSFNTESADPRVSENVSGKDAIWTQFPFKTDGYSECNGKQYIKRTWYRKFVGIQLCNSLRYKIYLSDSLNGKFYNIGDQSGYGEDHCQFVDSFLDGRTGTQLFAHQLPSRPGYFRALRQEPVSFGEIGGKSHVTYVGWYECGTPIPGKW